In the Sediminibacter sp. Hel_I_10 genome, one interval contains:
- a CDS encoding TonB-dependent receptor encodes MQKHSLKNMYGNKFCLLFLISFLLGQMTFAQNEITGTITDANGMVIPGVSVLEKGTTNGAQSDFNGTYVITVNDGATLLFYYLGFITQEVVVKEQNVINVTLEENVEALGEVVVIGYGTQKREDVNSAISSVNAEDLEDLQQVNVDQMLQGKVSGVTIKNSSGAPGANASVNIRGITSISGSSEPLYIIDGVPISGDATNGATTGRTIAGTDFTSQGNIAQSPMSMINPNDIESIDVLKDASATAIYGSRGANGVIIITTKSGKKGAGKVSYETFTSFHTIPKLLDAMNLREYAVLQNALAEIYGQTPRSEFAQPQLLGEGTDWQEEISRSPALVKSHQLSFSGGGEDITYYLSGGFLDQQGTLIGSGFKRYSVKLNLNAEVKPWLKVGANLSGTITNQDILVNSNYNGVLSNTLNIAPDIPVRNLDGSFAGPPAGQAVSYFNPVAVALSNDNKLIRKNFFGNIYAEANIFNGLKYRVEIAANTEFSENNEFFPAYQWGTTVNDEADLNTRRQNWYSTNFKNLLTYDKAFGKHRVTVLAGNEINDTRWEGLVATATGFVSNDIQTISVADAERSTVTDYKGSQGILSFFGRAIYDFDNRYSLTASYRADGSSKFDPNGEGKQWGYFPSLAFGWKLSNEAFMKDVEFIENIKFNVGYGETGNSQIPNNQYSSTLSAFGSGLGTGFLLDNIPNPDLTWESQQQTNIGVGFSLFNSNLTVDFDVYEKKSKDFLFRLPLPLYLTGGESYEGGISSPIKNLGSMRNRGFDLELNYKMITEANFSWNSSFNISHYKNEVTSIPNGLSLTGDINTNGFINLTATNTVEGQPIGMFFGYITDGLFRNLDELNSAPTQFGQAVGEAPGETYLGDVRYRDISGPEGVPDGVIDENDRTFIGSPHPDFTFGFTNNFRYKGLDLSLSLQGSYGNDLLNLTRRSGTTNSTLYQNQLSEAIDFWTPENVDASLPRPIASSSNPNINMSDRYLEDGSYLRIQNLTLGYSLPTKVISRLSLSRLRVYGTVQNLYTFTNYKGYDPEVGSVNQNPFLNGIDNGRYPSARSVSLGINLEF; translated from the coding sequence ATGCAAAAACATAGTTTGAAAAACATGTATGGTAATAAGTTTTGTCTTTTATTCCTGATTTCATTTTTGCTGGGACAAATGACCTTTGCTCAAAATGAAATTACCGGTACCATAACAGATGCCAACGGCATGGTCATCCCTGGGGTTAGTGTTCTAGAAAAAGGCACGACCAATGGGGCGCAATCAGACTTCAATGGTACATATGTTATTACGGTAAACGATGGTGCAACATTGCTTTTTTATTACTTAGGGTTTATAACACAAGAGGTTGTCGTTAAAGAACAAAACGTCATAAATGTGACACTTGAAGAAAATGTGGAGGCTTTGGGAGAAGTGGTGGTTATAGGGTACGGTACGCAAAAACGAGAAGACGTAAACTCTGCAATTTCTAGTGTAAATGCTGAAGATTTGGAAGACTTACAACAAGTCAATGTCGATCAAATGCTTCAAGGCAAAGTTTCTGGAGTTACTATTAAAAATAGTTCAGGGGCCCCAGGAGCAAATGCTTCAGTAAATATTAGAGGGATTACCTCTATATCTGGATCTAGTGAACCCTTATATATCATAGATGGTGTTCCTATTTCAGGAGACGCCACTAATGGTGCTACCACAGGAAGGACGATTGCTGGAACAGATTTTACATCCCAAGGAAATATAGCACAGAGCCCAATGTCTATGATAAATCCAAATGACATTGAGTCTATTGATGTGTTGAAGGACGCCTCTGCAACGGCAATTTATGGCTCTCGTGGAGCAAATGGTGTTATTATAATAACAACCAAATCAGGTAAAAAGGGTGCCGGTAAAGTGAGTTATGAAACCTTTACAAGCTTTCATACAATACCGAAATTGTTGGATGCCATGAATTTGAGAGAATATGCCGTATTACAAAATGCTTTGGCAGAAATTTACGGTCAGACCCCGAGATCAGAATTCGCTCAACCCCAATTATTAGGAGAAGGTACTGATTGGCAAGAGGAAATATCGAGATCTCCTGCACTTGTAAAGAGCCATCAGTTATCTTTTTCTGGAGGTGGTGAAGATATTACTTATTATTTATCTGGAGGATTTCTTGATCAACAAGGAACTCTTATAGGCTCAGGGTTTAAAAGATATAGTGTAAAACTGAATTTGAATGCTGAGGTGAAACCTTGGTTAAAGGTTGGGGCTAATTTAAGTGGAACCATTACCAATCAAGATATTTTGGTGAATTCGAATTATAATGGCGTATTGTCTAACACTTTAAATATCGCTCCTGATATTCCGGTAAGAAATTTAGATGGTAGTTTTGCGGGCCCACCTGCGGGTCAAGCTGTGTCCTATTTTAATCCTGTAGCAGTAGCATTGAGCAACGACAATAAATTGATTAGAAAAAACTTCTTTGGAAATATATATGCCGAGGCTAATATCTTCAATGGTTTAAAATATCGTGTAGAAATTGCTGCAAATACAGAATTTTCAGAAAATAATGAGTTTTTCCCTGCTTATCAATGGGGAACAACTGTTAACGACGAGGCAGATTTGAATACGAGAAGACAAAATTGGTATTCCACAAATTTCAAAAACTTACTAACGTATGATAAGGCGTTTGGTAAACATAGAGTGACCGTGCTGGCTGGTAATGAAATAAATGACACGCGATGGGAGGGGCTTGTTGCTACAGCTACGGGATTCGTGTCTAACGATATCCAAACCATTAGTGTTGCAGATGCAGAGAGGTCTACAGTTACAGATTATAAAGGGAGTCAAGGTATCCTGTCATTTTTTGGCCGTGCCATTTATGATTTTGATAACAGATACAGTTTAACAGCGTCTTATAGAGCAGATGGTTCTTCTAAGTTTGATCCTAATGGTGAAGGTAAGCAATGGGGATATTTTCCTTCTTTAGCGTTTGGATGGAAACTGTCTAATGAAGCTTTCATGAAAGATGTTGAGTTTATAGAGAATATTAAGTTTAATGTAGGTTATGGTGAAACTGGTAATTCACAGATCCCGAATAACCAATATTCTTCGACGTTATCAGCTTTTGGGTCGGGTTTAGGTACTGGATTCTTGCTAGATAATATTCCAAACCCTGATCTAACTTGGGAGTCTCAACAACAAACGAATATAGGAGTTGGTTTTAGCCTCTTTAATTCAAACTTAACTGTTGATTTCGATGTGTATGAAAAGAAATCAAAAGATTTCTTGTTCAGGCTTCCGCTTCCATTGTATCTTACTGGAGGAGAGTCTTACGAAGGAGGAATATCATCACCTATCAAGAATCTTGGTAGTATGCGAAACAGAGGGTTTGACTTGGAGCTGAATTATAAAATGATCACAGAAGCGAATTTTAGTTGGAATTCCTCATTTAACATTTCACATTATAAAAATGAAGTAACCTCTATACCTAATGGCTTGAGTCTTACAGGAGATATCAACACAAATGGCTTTATAAACTTGACAGCCACAAATACTGTTGAAGGCCAGCCCATAGGCATGTTTTTCGGTTATATAACAGACGGATTATTTAGGAATTTAGACGAATTAAATTCTGCACCCACACAATTTGGACAGGCAGTAGGTGAGGCTCCTGGGGAAACCTATTTAGGAGATGTTAGATACAGGGATATTAGTGGTCCTGAAGGTGTCCCAGACGGCGTAATTGATGAAAATGACCGTACTTTTATAGGTAGTCCACACCCAGATTTCACATTTGGTTTTACTAATAATTTTAGATATAAGGGCTTAGATTTATCGCTTTCGCTTCAAGGATCCTACGGTAATGATTTGCTTAATTTAACTAGACGAAGTGGTACTACCAATTCAACCTTATATCAAAATCAACTTTCTGAAGCAATTGATTTCTGGACCCCAGAAAATGTCGATGCTAGTCTGCCAAGACCTATAGCAAGCTCTAGTAACCCTAACATTAACATGTCTGATAGATATTTGGAGGATGGCTCTTATTTGAGGATTCAAAACTTGACTCTTGGTTACAGCTTACCTACAAAAGTGATATCACGTTTGTCGCTGAGCAGATTGAGAGTTTATGGAACCGTTCAAAATCTATATACGTTTACAAACTATAAAGGCTATGATCCAGAAGTGGGATCTGTAAATCAAAACCCGTTTTTAAATGGTATTGATAACGGAAGGTATCCCTCCGCCAGATCGGTGTCATTAGGAATCAATTTAGAATTTTAG
- a CDS encoding RagB/SusD family nutrient uptake outer membrane protein has translation MKKLYKLSALTLFTLMLGSCEPEFLDRPSEDSISLDNFYSTNAQVETATNAIYNKTWFNFHNKAFFAIMEVGSGNMHSYSSDVTSMRNFSISSTDGELENAWKSLWSVIAQTNALINFLEVRVGPDVSQEVIDNTLGEAHFLRATAYFYLVRLWGPVPIIENNLDYVDAPQINTNLVEDVYTFIESDYLMAINKLDEKIRGTNYGENGRVSKGSAKAMLSKVYLTIQDYPNAKQYAQEVINSGEFKLYGGSALPEKTFGDLFLTNNNNNEESIFALQWKVTGNYGFASNCNTQFGYSSYITNANYGGVFGPSQDILSLYEDSDLRRKQTIMLPGDEYPLITTADGPGLVVPDNIDAQGSGAGIKKYVVGKISEIAGPADAWAMMENNTYIMRYAELLLIYAEASINGGGSTSDQAALDAYNLVRNRAGLADDSDNVLTFEEVFAERRKELAFEGDYWFDLGRIPRSEAIAIMSNQNRGDQNVEAYFTPTESDFILPYPDTEVIKNPLLLDEPVPYY, from the coding sequence ATGAAAAAACTATACAAATTATCAGCCCTAACATTGTTTACTTTGATGTTGGGCTCCTGTGAACCTGAATTTTTAGATAGACCTTCAGAAGATTCTATCAGTTTAGATAACTTCTACTCCACAAATGCACAAGTAGAAACAGCAACCAATGCCATTTATAATAAAACGTGGTTTAACTTTCATAATAAAGCATTTTTTGCCATTATGGAAGTGGGGTCTGGGAACATGCACTCTTATTCTAGTGATGTCACAAGCATGCGTAATTTTTCGATCTCCTCTACAGACGGAGAATTGGAGAACGCATGGAAATCATTATGGTCTGTCATTGCTCAAACCAATGCTCTAATTAACTTTTTAGAAGTGAGAGTTGGTCCAGATGTTAGTCAAGAGGTAATAGATAATACTTTAGGCGAAGCTCATTTTTTGAGAGCCACCGCTTATTTTTATTTAGTACGTCTCTGGGGCCCCGTCCCAATTATTGAGAACAATCTTGATTATGTAGATGCGCCGCAGATAAATACCAATTTGGTTGAAGATGTCTACACGTTTATAGAGTCAGATTATTTAATGGCAATCAACAAGTTGGATGAAAAAATAAGAGGGACTAATTATGGAGAAAATGGTCGTGTTTCTAAAGGATCTGCCAAAGCCATGTTGTCAAAAGTATATTTAACAATTCAAGATTACCCTAATGCAAAACAGTATGCGCAAGAAGTAATTAATTCAGGAGAATTTAAACTTTATGGAGGGAGCGCTCTGCCGGAGAAAACCTTTGGCGATTTATTTCTTACTAACAATAATAATAACGAGGAGTCCATTTTTGCACTGCAGTGGAAGGTGACTGGCAATTACGGTTTTGCAAGTAACTGCAACACTCAGTTTGGATATTCCTCATATATTACAAATGCAAACTACGGCGGTGTATTTGGTCCTTCTCAAGATATTCTATCTCTATACGAAGATTCAGATTTAAGGCGAAAACAAACCATCATGTTGCCAGGGGATGAGTACCCACTCATCACTACTGCAGACGGCCCCGGATTGGTCGTCCCAGATAATATTGATGCCCAGGGTTCTGGAGCTGGTATTAAAAAATATGTAGTAGGTAAAATAAGTGAGATAGCCGGTCCTGCCGATGCGTGGGCTATGATGGAAAACAATACCTACATTATGCGTTATGCAGAATTGCTATTGATTTATGCAGAAGCCTCTATAAACGGAGGTGGCAGTACTAGTGATCAAGCAGCTTTAGATGCATATAACCTTGTTAGAAATAGAGCAGGGTTGGCTGATGATAGTGATAACGTTTTGACCTTTGAAGAGGTGTTTGCAGAACGAAGAAAAGAATTGGCCTTTGAAGGTGATTATTGGTTCGATTTAGGGAGAATCCCTAGGTCTGAAGCAATTGCTATTATGAGTAATCAGAACAGAGGAGATCAAAATGTAGAGGCCTATTTTACGCCTACTGAAAGTGATTTTATATTGCCTTATCCAGATACAGAGGTCATAAAAAACCCGTTGTTATTGGATGAGCCAGTGCCGTATTATTAA
- a CDS encoding IPT/TIG domain-containing protein yields MKSLMIKNACLAFAVSIFLFVSCDTNDYAESSSEPPIINQVSEAVEDVPVTVGFAGNVYIVRGSGLSSTQKVYFNGLDTYFNPTLVTDTVLIIQVDQDTPYANVSNELLVETVNGSATYEFVIAPPAPVFKSFNPINPEPGEEITIYGNYFLDPVVEVDGVEATIISFSIDEIVAILPADSNNKYITVSTISGSSQWSTAVGTAFMYDDDFIGSWTIPSWNNHEFITNEEEAFQGTTFFTKEIAGYDNIQSDWTWVDDPAIFTEYTGIKFAIKSDVPGKLVLIFNGANWGDANFSFETSSDWQEIEFTWAELSNPTFLQNISFQEFTGNTINYSFDNFVYTLD; encoded by the coding sequence ATGAAAAGTCTAATGATTAAAAATGCGTGTCTCGCATTTGCAGTATCCATTTTTTTATTTGTGAGTTGTGACACAAATGATTACGCAGAGAGTTCGTCAGAACCGCCTATAATAAATCAGGTAAGTGAGGCTGTTGAGGACGTCCCTGTGACGGTTGGCTTTGCAGGAAATGTATATATAGTGAGAGGCTCTGGTCTATCATCTACACAAAAGGTATATTTTAATGGTTTAGACACGTATTTTAATCCTACGTTGGTTACAGATACAGTGCTTATAATCCAAGTAGATCAGGATACACCATATGCCAATGTTTCTAATGAATTATTAGTTGAAACAGTTAATGGCTCTGCAACTTATGAGTTTGTCATTGCTCCTCCTGCGCCAGTTTTTAAAAGCTTTAACCCGATCAATCCTGAGCCAGGAGAAGAAATCACTATTTACGGTAATTACTTTTTAGATCCTGTGGTAGAAGTGGACGGCGTAGAGGCTACGATTATCTCCTTTTCAATTGATGAAATTGTAGCAATTTTACCAGCCGACTCTAACAATAAATACATCACAGTTTCAACCATTTCAGGTTCATCACAATGGTCAACGGCAGTAGGTACTGCATTTATGTATGACGATGATTTTATCGGGTCATGGACTATTCCTTCATGGAACAACCATGAATTTATAACAAATGAGGAAGAAGCGTTTCAGGGCACTACTTTTTTTACGAAAGAAATTGCAGGTTATGATAACATTCAGTCAGATTGGACTTGGGTAGATGACCCAGCGATATTCACCGAATATACAGGTATCAAATTTGCCATAAAATCGGATGTTCCAGGAAAGCTCGTTTTGATTTTTAACGGTGCAAATTGGGGAGATGCAAATTTTTCATTTGAAACGTCTTCAGATTGGCAAGAGATTGAGTTTACTTGGGCCGAACTTTCAAATCCAACTTTTCTACAAAATATTTCTTTTCAAGAATTTACCGGGAATACTATAAATTACTCCTTTGATAATTTTGTATATACCTTAGATTAG
- a CDS encoding glycoside hydrolase family 27 protein has product MKTDLLLISLLFIQLIHSQKFEGLAQTPPMGWNSWNTFETNINEQLVKDIADKFEEHGFKEAGYEYIVLDDGWMAKERDDNGNLIADPEKFPSGMKALADYIHSKGLKFGLYNCAGSKTCAGYPGSRGYEYQDARAYASWDVDFLKYDWCNTEKLNAEGAYITMRDALKKAGRPMVFSICEWGDNEPWKWAEDVGHMWRATGDIINCWDCEVGHGSWSSRGIWKIINLRDKIRKFSGPGHFNDYDMMEVGNGMTNAEDRSHFAMWSMLASPLIMGNDLRSMSNATIEILTNKEVIAVNQDPLGIQGFRFTNENDMEVWIKPLEHGSWAMVFVNMKDHDVILDFDFTKHDIGDDLKGLRMDLDSNTYTIRDLLKHSEMGNTKRNLKSTINSHDVLMIQLNKK; this is encoded by the coding sequence ATGAAAACAGACCTACTTCTTATTAGTTTATTGTTTATACAGTTAATACATTCTCAAAAATTTGAGGGATTGGCACAAACACCTCCTATGGGTTGGAATAGCTGGAATACGTTTGAAACAAATATTAATGAACAACTCGTAAAGGATATAGCAGATAAGTTTGAAGAGCACGGATTTAAAGAAGCGGGCTATGAATATATCGTATTGGATGACGGTTGGATGGCAAAAGAGAGAGATGACAATGGAAATCTTATTGCAGATCCTGAGAAATTTCCAAGCGGGATGAAGGCGCTTGCAGATTATATTCATTCCAAAGGACTAAAATTCGGACTTTATAACTGCGCTGGTTCTAAGACCTGCGCAGGCTACCCAGGAAGCAGAGGCTACGAATATCAAGACGCTAGAGCTTACGCGTCTTGGGATGTAGATTTTCTTAAATACGATTGGTGCAATACCGAAAAACTGAATGCAGAAGGAGCTTACATCACCATGAGGGATGCTTTAAAAAAAGCGGGTAGACCAATGGTTTTCAGTATTTGTGAGTGGGGAGATAATGAGCCATGGAAGTGGGCAGAAGATGTTGGACACATGTGGAGAGCAACAGGTGATATTATAAATTGCTGGGACTGTGAAGTGGGACATGGTTCTTGGTCTTCAAGAGGAATATGGAAAATCATCAATTTACGTGACAAGATCAGGAAATTTTCTGGACCAGGGCATTTTAATGATTATGACATGATGGAGGTTGGTAATGGTATGACCAATGCTGAAGACCGAAGTCATTTTGCAATGTGGAGCATGTTAGCATCTCCTCTAATAATGGGTAATGACTTAAGGAGCATGTCAAATGCCACCATTGAAATACTTACGAATAAAGAGGTGATTGCAGTTAATCAAGATCCATTGGGTATTCAAGGGTTTAGATTTACAAATGAAAACGATATGGAGGTATGGATAAAACCTTTAGAGCATGGGAGTTGGGCAATGGTGTTTGTAAACATGAAGGATCATGATGTCATACTGGATTTTGATTTTACAAAACATGATATAGGCGATGATCTTAAAGGCTTAAGAATGGATTTAGATTCGAATACCTATACCATTCGAGATCTATTGAAACATTCCGAAATGGGCAATACCAAAAGGAATCTTAAGTCCACTATTAATAGTCATGACGTATTAATGATACAATTGAATAAAAAATGA
- a CDS encoding nucleotidyltransferase family protein, producing MNISSSSYQSTFQLIVDILSFKHSHQKLDQFLSASSIDWENLVKIASSHLVLTAVYCRLEQKQLLHHLPEDLKSYLFELSSINRNRNLGLIKEIDFIGNILNQNDIEHVFIKGATMLVSNCYQDPAERMVGDIDVLIKSVDLQRAFDLIQNNGYSESKGFNYKVKEFRHLDRQIDENRLAAIELHDQILIKRHKDLINLDNLFETKISVNGINIPRIDFLQHINILTTEINNYNYYYNQVNLKNIYDHMILEQKKDYFSLNQSYRNKYINHFLSLYQIWTNSRIITGKSYYLKNQTRLYQLKIKHKRLASFVFKAKFYILNISQRLILVFRNTSYLKHLLKNKIFVKSSANFIL from the coding sequence TTGAATATAAGCTCTTCATCATACCAATCTACATTTCAACTTATTGTTGATATTTTAAGTTTTAAACATTCTCATCAAAAATTAGATCAGTTTCTAAGCGCTTCATCAATTGATTGGGAGAACTTGGTAAAAATCGCTAGTAGTCATTTAGTGCTAACAGCAGTTTATTGTAGGCTCGAGCAAAAGCAACTATTGCATCATCTCCCTGAAGATTTAAAATCATACCTCTTTGAATTATCAAGCATCAATCGCAATAGAAATTTAGGCTTGATAAAGGAAATCGATTTCATCGGAAATATTTTGAATCAGAATGATATCGAACACGTTTTTATCAAGGGAGCAACCATGTTAGTGAGTAATTGTTATCAGGATCCTGCCGAAAGAATGGTTGGTGATATCGATGTTTTGATTAAGTCTGTAGACTTGCAGCGTGCATTTGATCTCATTCAAAACAATGGCTATTCTGAAAGCAAGGGTTTTAATTATAAAGTGAAAGAATTTAGACATCTAGACCGTCAAATTGATGAAAATCGCTTGGCAGCTATTGAACTTCATGATCAGATATTAATTAAACGACATAAAGATTTGATAAACCTTGACAATCTTTTTGAGACCAAGATTTCTGTAAATGGAATTAATATTCCAAGAATTGATTTTCTTCAACACATCAATATTCTGACGACCGAGATCAATAATTACAATTACTATTACAATCAGGTAAATCTTAAGAATATTTATGACCATATGATTCTTGAGCAGAAAAAAGATTATTTCTCATTAAACCAATCCTACAGAAATAAATACATCAACCATTTTTTAAGTTTATATCAAATTTGGACAAACTCAAGAATCATTACTGGAAAATCATATTATCTCAAAAATCAAACAAGACTTTATCAATTAAAAATTAAGCATAAACGCTTGGCGTCCTTTGTTTTTAAGGCTAAATTTTATATTTTGAATATTAGCCAACGTCTTATTCTGGTATTTAGAAACACCAGTTACTTGAAACACTTACTAAAAAATAAAATCTTTGTTAAAAGTTCGGCCAATTTTATTTTATAA